One part of the Bdellovibrio bacteriovorus genome encodes these proteins:
- a CDS encoding SCO family protein yields the protein MKLSKVHFVAIAFLMAGPVQAGDHDHHHHQAAPAAEKSKPLHDESIYNLNSSLLDEDGKVFQLEKYRGKPVVISMAYTSCVYTCPLILAQMQQLEKALAEQGKKDVRFVLVSFDPAKDTPKVLKDYAKKKKLSTQWNLLTSKSDKEPREIASVLGIKYSKVEGGDYDHSFIITVLDAEGVPRGRQVGAAGNPKDLIKFIP from the coding sequence ATGAAACTTTCAAAAGTTCACTTTGTGGCGATAGCTTTTTTGATGGCGGGCCCGGTTCAGGCAGGGGATCATGATCATCACCATCATCAAGCCGCACCCGCAGCGGAAAAATCAAAACCGCTGCATGATGAATCCATTTACAATCTGAATTCCTCTTTGCTGGACGAAGACGGAAAAGTCTTTCAACTGGAAAAGTACCGTGGCAAGCCTGTGGTCATCTCCATGGCTTACACCAGCTGTGTTTATACTTGCCCACTGATCCTGGCGCAAATGCAGCAACTGGAAAAAGCCCTGGCCGAACAGGGTAAGAAAGATGTGCGCTTTGTGCTGGTCAGCTTTGATCCGGCCAAGGACACTCCGAAGGTTCTGAAGGACTATGCGAAGAAAAAGAAACTGAGCACACAGTGGAATCTGCTGACATCCAAGTCTGACAAAGAACCCCGCGAAATCGCCAGCGTTCTGGGCATCAAATACAGCAAAGTCGAAGGCGGTGACTATGACCACTCCTTTATTATTACTGTGCTGGATGCTGAAGGTGTACCACGCGGCCGCCAAGTCGGCGCGGCAGGAAACCCAAAAGACCTGATAAAGTTCATCCCTTGA
- a CDS encoding DUF2249 domain-containing protein, with protein MKEFVIEAQKIEPMHRHSYIFESFDNLEGGDSLVIVNNHDPLPLLRQFGESRPNQFVDEYLEKGPNVWKLRLTKKKKEGCCGFCE; from the coding sequence ATGAAAGAGTTCGTAATCGAGGCACAAAAGATCGAGCCTATGCACAGACATTCCTATATTTTTGAAAGCTTTGATAATCTGGAGGGCGGTGACAGCCTGGTGATCGTGAACAACCATGATCCACTGCCACTGCTTCGCCAGTTCGGGGAATCCCGCCCCAACCAGTTTGTCGACGAGTATCTGGAAAAAGGTCCGAACGTTTGGAAACTGCGCCTGACCAAAAAGAAAAAAGAAGGCTGCTGCGGATTCTGCGAGTAG
- a CDS encoding Crp/Fnr family transcriptional regulator encodes MSDKISVLKKQDFLRQFTEKELREIAPYFELIHCTQRDTLFEKGQPIEHIYLVLYGSFKIQESIDRDAVKIFNFLSQGEFLGVAMAGLPNPRYPTSAVCNEDSTLLKIPVGLFFDHLMQIPELRRRVNRQISERFLEFQNDICKSHKLAPHRVADFLLRLLARQGSQSGYINIPLTRNDIAERIGSQSETVIRILSQWTKNGWIQTTDRHIEILNRQALMEVESERPSKKASRGASDHLENV; translated from the coding sequence ATGTCAGACAAGATCAGCGTACTTAAAAAACAGGATTTTCTTCGCCAGTTCACCGAAAAGGAATTGCGCGAGATCGCACCCTATTTCGAGCTTATACACTGCACTCAGCGGGACACGTTGTTTGAAAAAGGCCAGCCGATCGAACACATCTATCTGGTGCTGTACGGGTCTTTTAAGATTCAGGAGTCCATTGACCGGGATGCAGTGAAAATATTCAACTTCCTCAGTCAGGGTGAGTTCCTGGGCGTAGCCATGGCCGGACTTCCGAACCCCCGCTATCCGACTTCCGCCGTCTGTAACGAGGACAGCACTTTACTGAAAATACCGGTGGGGTTGTTCTTTGATCATCTGATGCAGATCCCGGAACTGCGCCGGCGTGTGAACCGCCAGATCTCCGAGCGTTTTCTGGAGTTCCAGAACGACATCTGCAAGTCCCATAAACTGGCGCCCCACCGGGTGGCGGACTTTCTGCTGCGCCTGCTGGCTCGGCAGGGATCACAAAGCGGTTATATCAACATCCCGCTGACCCGAAATGATATTGCCGAACGGATCGGCAGCCAGAGTGAAACCGTGATTCGTATCCTGAGCCAGTGGACCAAGAACGGCTGGATTCAAACAACCGACAGGCATATTGAAATTTTAAACCGACAGGCGTTGATGGAGGTGGAAAGTGAACGACCTTCTAAGAAAGCTTCGCGAGGAGCATCAGACCATCTTGAAAATGTTTGA
- a CDS encoding c-type cytochrome: MLTKSQAKKFFVVGTVLCSAAFVLLTIDTFRRIPKQTNQIEMTDAVVRGKHLFDRNNCMGCHTILGEGAYYAPELTKVWERRGEIFIKSMLRDPQAMYPNDRKMTNYHFTEEEINDLTAFLKWIGTMDLNGFPPKPDLAQPVSAAAVQATVAQPQIYGQVCVACHTMNGTGGNTGPTLDGIGSRRDGEYLTHWLKDPAAVKADSKMPKLPLTDEQIQELVTYLSQIK; the protein is encoded by the coding sequence ATGTTAACCAAATCACAGGCAAAGAAGTTTTTTGTAGTGGGAACGGTTCTTTGCTCAGCGGCCTTCGTGTTGCTGACCATAGACACCTTCCGCCGGATTCCCAAACAGACCAATCAGATCGAAATGACCGACGCAGTTGTGCGCGGTAAACATCTTTTCGATCGCAACAACTGCATGGGGTGTCACACCATCCTGGGAGAGGGCGCGTATTACGCGCCGGAGTTGACCAAAGTGTGGGAACGGCGCGGAGAGATCTTTATCAAATCCATGCTGCGCGACCCGCAGGCCATGTATCCCAATGACCGCAAGATGACCAACTATCACTTCACCGAAGAAGAGATCAATGATCTGACGGCCTTCTTGAAATGGATCGGCACGATGGATTTGAATGGCTTCCCTCCGAAACCCGATCTGGCTCAGCCGGTCAGTGCCGCTGCCGTGCAGGCGACTGTGGCCCAGCCGCAGATTTACGGTCAGGTTTGCGTAGCCTGCCACACGATGAATGGCACTGGCGGCAACACCGGACCAACGCTGGATGGGATCGGCAGTCGTCGTGACGGTGAATACCTGACTCACTGGCTGAAAGATCCTGCGGCGGTGAAGGCGGATTCCAAGATGCCAAAACTGCCCCTGACAGACGAGCAGATCCAGGAACTTGTGACTTACCTGTCACAGATAAAATGA
- a CDS encoding cbb3-type cytochrome c oxidase subunit I: MKYQTQKIAYWFFATCMLLFSLQLVYGFIMGFAHMGFDGLHNIIPFNAARATHTNLLVVWLLTGFMGAAYYIIPEEADRELIHPKLAYVQLGALVAVGVVAIIGFHMNWWEGRKFLEIPRPLDYLVVADVLLFIYLIGGTIWKGKRYTTTSMVLFLGLLMAALLYLPGMINTDHQTLDSYWRWWVVHLWVEGVWELIMGAIMSFLLIKMTGVDREVIEKWLYIIVGFTFLSGILGTGHHYYYIGTPRYWLLVGGLFGALEPLAFLGFAIYAVAMARKGGKNPDNKMAMAWTMATAILSFVGAGFLGFAHTLPQVNLYTHGTLVTAMHGHLAFWGAYACLVLALIAYAMPKLTGRNLQDSRMNVFAFWTSNIGMIAMTLAFGVAGIAQVYLERKLGMDFLTVQKEVEVHFLGLVLAASLFSVGIVAYVWNFIRFGKPAGEVK, translated from the coding sequence ATGAAGTATCAAACACAAAAAATAGCGTACTGGTTTTTCGCCACCTGCATGCTGCTGTTTTCGCTGCAGCTGGTTTATGGATTCATCATGGGCTTTGCCCATATGGGTTTCGATGGTTTGCATAACATCATTCCTTTCAATGCCGCGCGCGCCACGCACACGAATTTGCTGGTGGTGTGGCTGTTGACGGGCTTTATGGGGGCGGCCTACTACATCATTCCTGAAGAGGCGGACCGCGAACTGATTCACCCGAAGCTGGCGTATGTGCAGCTGGGGGCTTTGGTGGCCGTGGGTGTGGTTGCCATTATCGGTTTTCACATGAACTGGTGGGAGGGACGTAAGTTCCTGGAAATCCCACGTCCTTTGGACTATCTGGTGGTGGCCGATGTGCTGCTGTTTATTTATCTGATCGGTGGCACGATCTGGAAGGGCAAACGCTACACCACAACAAGCATGGTTTTGTTCCTGGGCCTGTTGATGGCGGCACTGCTGTATCTGCCGGGCATGATCAACACGGATCACCAGACGCTGGATTCTTACTGGCGCTGGTGGGTGGTGCATCTGTGGGTGGAAGGTGTGTGGGAGCTGATCATGGGGGCGATCATGTCCTTCCTGCTGATCAAAATGACCGGCGTGGACCGGGAAGTTATCGAGAAATGGCTTTATATCATTGTCGGTTTCACCTTCCTGTCCGGGATTCTGGGAACCGGGCACCATTACTATTACATCGGTACACCCAGATACTGGCTGCTGGTGGGTGGTTTGTTCGGGGCTTTGGAGCCGCTGGCATTTTTGGGTTTTGCTATCTATGCCGTGGCCATGGCCCGCAAAGGCGGGAAAAATCCTGACAACAAAATGGCGATGGCCTGGACAATGGCAACCGCGATTCTTTCCTTTGTCGGTGCGGGCTTCCTGGGCTTTGCCCACACTCTGCCGCAGGTGAACCTGTACACGCATGGAACTCTGGTGACAGCGATGCACGGACATCTGGCATTTTGGGGAGCGTATGCCTGTCTGGTGCTGGCGCTGATCGCCTATGCGATGCCAAAACTGACCGGTCGGAACTTGCAGGATTCCCGTATGAATGTGTTCGCTTTCTGGACCTCCAACATCGGCATGATTGCGATGACGCTGGCTTTTGGAGTGGCGGGGATCGCGCAGGTGTACCTGGAAAGAAAATTGGGCATGGATTTTTTGACCGTGCAAAAAGAGGTCGAAGTTCACTTCCTGGGACTGGTGCTGGCCGCATCGCTGTTTTCAGTGGGGATTGTTGCCTATGTCTGGAACTTCATCCGCTTCGGGAAACCTGCAGGTGAAGTCAAATGA
- a CDS encoding CbbQ/NirQ/NorQ/GpvN family protein has protein sequence MSVYYREVANEVDLFTRCYEQQLPLLIKGPTGCGKSQLVAHMAEKLKRPLVKVACNEDTSSADLLGRFLIKGNETVWQDGPVTRAVREGAILYLDEVAEAREDVIVALHPLTDHRRELYVDRTNEELVAPAGFMCVASFNPGYQRGFKELKPSTRQRFVTLSLSYPMPELETEILHRVTEVDLKTCQRLVELGNKIRGQRHLELKETVSTRLLVHAARLFKSGMSLRQACLFGVGQCLSDDVQVLEGLKDLIHLSM, from the coding sequence ATGAGTGTCTATTACCGGGAAGTCGCCAACGAAGTGGATCTGTTCACACGCTGTTATGAGCAGCAGCTGCCGCTGTTGATCAAGGGACCCACCGGTTGTGGAAAAAGTCAGCTGGTCGCCCACATGGCCGAAAAACTGAAACGTCCTTTGGTGAAAGTGGCCTGCAATGAAGACACCAGCAGTGCTGACTTGCTGGGGCGCTTTCTGATCAAAGGCAATGAAACTGTGTGGCAGGATGGGCCGGTCACACGCGCCGTGCGTGAAGGGGCGATTTTATATCTGGATGAAGTCGCCGAAGCCCGGGAAGACGTGATTGTGGCTTTGCATCCGCTGACGGATCACCGTCGCGAACTGTATGTGGATCGCACCAACGAAGAACTGGTGGCGCCTGCCGGATTCATGTGTGTGGCCAGTTTCAATCCCGGCTACCAGCGGGGCTTTAAGGAATTAAAACCGTCCACTCGTCAAAGATTTGTCACTTTAAGTCTGTCTTACCCAATGCCGGAATTGGAAACTGAAATTCTGCATCGGGTGACCGAGGTTGATCTGAAAACCTGTCAGCGTCTGGTTGAATTGGGGAATAAGATCCGCGGGCAGAGACACCTTGAGTTGAAAGAGACCGTGTCCACGCGCCTGCTGGTGCATGCGGCCCGTCTGTTCAAGTCCGGGATGTCTCTGCGCCAGGCTTGCTTGTTTGGTGTTGGTCAGTGCCTGTCTGATGACGTTCAGGTGCTGGAAGGCCTGAAGGATCTAATTCATTTGAGCATGTGA
- a CDS encoding nitric oxide reductase activation protein NorD, whose amino-acid sequence MDLTEKLFEMAVRWNRRRQTRASQSSRYGLQDCDKALALVVQPFFEESFEIHASRQSGVSDRVLYLPESIGFFPEKKRNRDLYIHQALHLAAAQRLGLCWPDADMNGYARAVHFSKMRQPLSQIIEKIYPAFAEFHRELTKDFFFHLKNTPVTRAGTEALVLLNPLHPQGLKPSLDVQKIKRNEPFPDDVWLLWGGLASRGPSHFSREGESSLQPRTSQKESELVMQTHFEKEEVDLDKEEHNPVTHSFEKMETVDDYQGGSRVADGSDQLQEHAEALQEIMPRKVTRSGESAASFFKSDFAGGSVREDLSEVITSTEEVHYPEWHFKKKQYLKDYCKLLVSHPEVTVGGDLAGQLKEQHSGLISRCQQQLAAVRNQRRWRKGQLDGPELDLDALVRHVGDVQNKIPSPGRLYQTQVKRERDLQIVIVLDLSLSTDSYVSDRRVLDTELEAVGLWGLLQPSGPDNTLVAGAFSETRHKCAFEILKDQGEDWSAYFSRAQQIVPRGYTRLGPALRHATRILRECSARQKVLIILTDGKPTDYDGYEGRYGIEDMRKACMEAESAQISTRAFAIEKAAKHYFPQMFYSFEILPDPSRLPESLIQFLLKIRS is encoded by the coding sequence ATGGATTTAACCGAGAAGCTTTTTGAAATGGCGGTGCGCTGGAATCGGCGAAGACAGACAAGGGCTTCGCAATCCAGTCGCTATGGGCTGCAGGACTGCGACAAGGCCCTGGCCCTGGTGGTGCAGCCATTCTTTGAGGAAAGTTTCGAGATCCATGCCTCACGCCAAAGCGGGGTGAGCGATCGGGTCTTGTATCTTCCCGAGTCCATCGGATTTTTTCCGGAAAAAAAACGCAATCGTGATTTATACATTCATCAGGCGCTGCATCTGGCTGCGGCGCAAAGACTTGGTTTGTGCTGGCCTGACGCCGACATGAATGGTTATGCCCGCGCGGTGCATTTTTCCAAAATGCGCCAGCCGTTGTCGCAAATTATTGAAAAGATCTATCCGGCTTTTGCCGAATTTCACCGGGAACTGACGAAGGATTTCTTTTTTCATTTAAAAAACACCCCGGTCACGCGGGCCGGAACCGAGGCATTGGTTTTGCTGAACCCGCTGCATCCGCAGGGTTTGAAACCTTCGTTGGATGTTCAAAAAATCAAGCGCAATGAACCGTTTCCTGACGACGTTTGGCTGTTGTGGGGTGGGCTGGCCAGCCGGGGGCCGAGCCACTTTTCACGGGAGGGGGAAAGCTCCCTCCAGCCACGAACATCGCAGAAAGAATCTGAACTTGTGATGCAGACCCACTTTGAAAAAGAAGAAGTGGATCTGGACAAGGAAGAGCACAATCCGGTGACACATTCCTTTGAAAAGATGGAAACGGTGGATGACTATCAGGGCGGGAGCCGGGTGGCTGACGGTTCCGATCAGCTACAGGAACACGCTGAAGCTCTGCAAGAGATCATGCCGCGCAAGGTGACCCGCTCTGGAGAATCGGCGGCTTCGTTTTTCAAATCGGATTTCGCCGGAGGTTCTGTGCGTGAGGACCTGAGCGAGGTGATCACATCCACCGAAGAAGTCCATTACCCGGAATGGCATTTTAAAAAGAAGCAGTATCTGAAGGACTATTGTAAACTTCTGGTCAGTCATCCCGAAGTGACTGTGGGAGGAGATTTGGCCGGGCAGTTGAAAGAACAGCACAGTGGTCTGATCAGTCGTTGCCAGCAGCAGCTTGCGGCCGTTCGCAACCAGCGCAGATGGCGCAAAGGTCAGCTGGATGGACCGGAGCTGGATCTGGATGCATTGGTTCGGCATGTGGGAGATGTGCAGAATAAAATCCCTTCCCCCGGCCGGTTGTACCAGACTCAGGTGAAGCGCGAACGTGATCTGCAGATCGTGATAGTTTTGGATCTGAGCCTTTCCACGGATTCTTATGTCAGTGACCGGCGCGTGCTCGATACTGAGCTGGAGGCGGTCGGCCTGTGGGGTCTGTTGCAGCCCTCAGGCCCGGACAACACCTTGGTGGCGGGGGCATTTTCCGAAACCCGACACAAATGCGCCTTTGAGATTTTAAAGGATCAGGGCGAGGACTGGAGCGCGTATTTTTCCCGGGCGCAGCAGATTGTGCCCCGGGGTTATACACGTTTGGGCCCGGCCCTCCGTCACGCCACACGGATCCTGAGGGAATGCTCGGCACGGCAAAAAGTGCTCATTATTCTGACCGATGGCAAACCTACAGACTATGATGGCTATGAAGGCCGCTACGGCATCGAAGATATGCGCAAGGCGTGCATGGAGGCGGAAAGCGCACAAATCAGCACGCGGGCCTTTGCGATTGAAAAGGCCGCCAAGCACTACTTCCCCCAGATGTTTTATTCCTTTGAAATATTACCGGATCCTTCCCGGTTACCCGAGAGTTTGATCCAGTTCCTTCTGAAGATTCGCAGTTAA
- a CDS encoding methyl-accepting chemotaxis protein — MKAWFKGIRGRLLAVALLPVVGFSVASWVSFDGISRVGSLLDSAHDQIIPSTTALDRLIIARNRYGYSIFVALSSTDNPELKKERLEIAREAIRDWRTNFEIYQKNPIHSEQEKESRQFIEQNKDHYLGLLEKAIALVESGKPEELTEARALLLGEVWQLGTLIGKNNQTIARTYEERARQEGLESESLQKSVYLWTGIINTTASIVIISIILLISNRIARGISLIADRLSSASGDVTSSVSQLSEAGITLSQSSTEAAASLEETVASLEELTSMVQVNADNARQAAAMSASSRESAEAGEREIRGLIESMSEISKSSKKIEEIISVIDDIAFQTNLLALNAAVEAARAGEQGKGFAVVAEAVRSLAQRSAVAAKDITVLIKASVEQVEQGSVVADNSGVVLKNIVESVKKVADLNNEIAAASVEQSAGIAQIGKAMNQLDQASQSNAASAEEVAASSGEIGGLAGVTQQLTVDLNTMVLGA, encoded by the coding sequence ATGAAGGCGTGGTTCAAGGGTATTCGGGGCAGGTTGTTGGCGGTGGCGCTTTTGCCGGTTGTGGGTTTTTCAGTCGCTTCGTGGGTGTCCTTTGATGGCATCAGTCGCGTCGGAAGTCTGCTTGATTCGGCCCATGATCAGATCATTCCCAGCACCACGGCCTTGGATCGTCTGATAATTGCCCGGAACAGATACGGCTACAGCATCTTTGTGGCATTGAGTTCCACCGACAATCCCGAACTGAAGAAAGAGCGCTTGGAAATTGCCCGGGAAGCGATCCGTGACTGGCGCACGAACTTTGAAATTTACCAAAAGAATCCGATTCATTCTGAACAGGAAAAAGAGAGTCGTCAGTTTATTGAACAGAACAAAGATCACTATCTGGGGCTTCTTGAAAAAGCCATCGCGTTGGTGGAAAGTGGCAAACCCGAGGAACTGACCGAGGCGCGCGCCCTTCTTTTGGGTGAGGTTTGGCAGCTGGGCACTTTGATTGGTAAAAACAACCAGACCATTGCCAGGACCTATGAGGAACGGGCGCGTCAGGAGGGGCTTGAGTCCGAGAGCCTGCAGAAATCCGTGTACCTGTGGACCGGGATCATCAACACCACGGCAAGCATCGTGATCATCTCAATTATTCTTTTGATTTCAAACCGTATTGCCAGGGGCATTTCTTTGATTGCCGACCGTCTGTCTTCAGCCAGCGGGGATGTGACTTCCTCTGTGTCCCAGCTCAGTGAAGCGGGCATCACGCTGTCGCAGTCCTCGACGGAAGCGGCTGCCTCTTTGGAGGAGACGGTGGCTTCGTTGGAGGAGTTGACGTCCATGGTGCAGGTCAATGCTGACAATGCAAGACAGGCCGCGGCCATGTCGGCAAGCTCGCGTGAATCCGCCGAGGCCGGGGAGCGCGAGATCCGGGGCCTGATTGAATCCATGAGTGAAATCAGCAAGTCATCCAAGAAGATTGAAGAGATCATTTCGGTCATTGATGACATCGCCTTTCAGACAAACTTGCTGGCCTTGAACGCTGCCGTGGAGGCTGCGCGCGCCGGGGAGCAGGGCAAGGGTTTTGCCGTGGTGGCAGAGGCCGTGCGCTCGCTGGCGCAGAGAAGTGCGGTGGCCGCCAAGGACATCACCGTGCTGATCAAAGCCTCGGTGGAACAGGTTGAACAAGGCAGTGTTGTTGCTGACAACAGCGGTGTGGTTTTGAAAAACATCGTTGAATCAGTCAAGAAGGTCGCGGATTTGAACAATGAAATTGCCGCGGCCTCTGTCGAACAAAGTGCCGGGATCGCACAGATTGGCAAAGCCATGAATCAGCTGGATCAGGCATCGCAGTCCAATGCCGCGTCCGCGGAAGAAGTCGCCGCCAGCAGTGGAGAGATCGGGGGGCTTGCCGGCGTAACCCAGCAGCTGACCGTGGATCTTAACACGATGGTTCTGGGGGCATGA